One genomic window of Pseudomonas sp. LFM046 includes the following:
- a CDS encoding sorbosone dehydrogenase family protein, with protein MKRHPLLPIAALALCTACSQQALLDIADGFRPEPKAAIGWPQGATPQATDGARVNAFAEGLQHPRWLYVLPNGDVLVAESAAPDTGKPAGIESWFSGLSKKQSDARERSANRISLLRDINGDGVADLRSTFLKGLNSPFGMVLVGKDLYVANADALVRFPYEKGATEISEPPTRVTDLPAGLNRHWTKNVIASRDGRKLYVTVGSNSNVGENGMEAEEGRAAIWEVDRASGNKRLFATGLRNPHGLAWEPQTGKLWTAVIERGELGNDLVPDYITSVKDGGFYGWPYSHFGQHVDERVQPQRPDLVAKALVPDYALGPHTASMGIAFAKGSKLPKFRNGLFVSQRGSWVRNADNGYKVIFVPFRNGKPHGQPVDVLTGFLDGKGDVQGRPVDVKLDSKGALLVTDDVGGTVWRVSAGKK; from the coding sequence ATGAAGCGTCATCCCTTGCTGCCCATCGCCGCCCTGGCGCTGTGCACGGCGTGCAGTCAACAGGCCCTGCTCGACATAGCGGACGGCTTCAGACCCGAACCGAAAGCGGCCATCGGCTGGCCCCAGGGCGCCACGCCGCAGGCCACCGATGGCGCCCGGGTGAATGCCTTCGCCGAGGGCCTGCAACACCCCCGCTGGCTCTACGTGCTGCCCAATGGCGATGTGCTGGTGGCCGAAAGTGCCGCGCCGGACACCGGCAAGCCCGCCGGCATCGAGAGTTGGTTTTCCGGCCTGTCCAAGAAGCAGAGCGACGCCCGGGAAAGAAGCGCCAACCGCATTTCCCTGCTGCGGGATATCAATGGCGACGGCGTTGCCGATCTGCGCAGCACCTTCCTCAAGGGCCTCAACTCACCCTTCGGCATGGTGCTGGTCGGCAAGGACCTCTACGTCGCCAACGCCGACGCCCTGGTGCGCTTCCCCTATGAGAAGGGGGCGACCGAGATCAGCGAGCCGCCCACCCGGGTCACCGACCTGCCCGCCGGCCTGAACCGTCACTGGACCAAGAACGTCATCGCCAGCCGCGACGGCCGCAAGCTCTATGTCACGGTCGGTTCCAACAGCAATGTCGGTGAGAACGGAATGGAGGCCGAGGAAGGCCGCGCGGCGATCTGGGAAGTGGATCGCGCCAGCGGCAACAAGCGCCTCTTCGCCACCGGCCTGCGCAACCCCCATGGCCTGGCCTGGGAGCCGCAGACCGGCAAGCTGTGGACCGCAGTCATCGAACGTGGCGAACTTGGCAACGATCTGGTGCCCGACTACATCACGTCGGTGAAGGACGGCGGTTTCTATGGCTGGCCCTACAGCCATTTCGGCCAGCATGTCGACGAACGCGTGCAGCCACAGCGGCCGGACCTGGTGGCCAAGGCCCTGGTGCCCGACTACGCCCTCGGCCCGCATACCGCCTCGATGGGCATCGCCTTCGCCAAGGGCAGCAAACTGCCGAAGTTCCGCAACGGCCTGTTCGTGAGCCAGCGCGGCTCCTGGGTTCGCAATGCCGACAATGGCTACAAGGTGATCTTCGTGCCCTTCAGGAACGGCAAACCCCACGGCCAGCCGGTGGACGTGCTGACCGGATTCCTCGACGGAAAAGGCGACGTCCAGGGCCGCCCCGTGGACGTGAAGCTCGACAGCAAGGGCGCCCTGCTGGTGACGGACGACGTGGGCGGTACGGTGTGGCGGGTGAGTGCGGGGAAGAAGTGA
- a CDS encoding acyl-CoA thioesterase, which produces MIEIEEEENLTPQGDLALQITALPRETNGFGDIYGGWLVSQMDLAGTAMASKVAAGRVATVAIDRMAFLVPVAVGAQLSFYTQTLEIGRSSIQMLVEVWSDDPLSSEWRKVTEAVFVFVAIDGSGRTRPVPPRRG; this is translated from the coding sequence ATGATCGAAATCGAAGAAGAAGAGAACCTCACCCCGCAAGGCGACCTCGCCCTGCAGATCACCGCGCTCCCACGGGAAACCAACGGCTTCGGCGACATCTATGGCGGCTGGCTGGTTTCCCAGATGGACCTGGCCGGCACCGCCATGGCCAGCAAGGTGGCCGCGGGCCGCGTGGCCACGGTGGCCATCGACCGCATGGCGTTCCTGGTGCCGGTAGCCGTGGGCGCCCAGCTCTCCTTCTATACCCAGACCCTGGAGATCGGCCGCAGCTCGATCCAGATGCTGGTGGAAGTCTGGAGCGACGACCCGCTCTCCAGCGAATGGCGCAAGGTCACCGAAGCGGTCTTCGTCTTCGTCGCCATTGACGGCAGCGGCCGCACCCGCCCGGTTCCGCCACGTCGCGGCTGA
- a CDS encoding MFS transporter, whose amino-acid sequence MSSVLASEAPASRPLTRSDYKTLSLSALGGALEFYDFIIFVFFAAVVGKLFFPAEMPDWLRQLQTFGIFAAGYLARPLGGIIMAHFGDLLGRKRMFTLSIFLMAVPTLVMGLLPTYEQIGIWAPLSLLLMRVVQGAAIGGEVPGAWVFVAEHVPPRHIGYACGTLTSGLTAGILLGSLMATLINSIYTPAEVLDWAWRLPFLVGGVFGLFSVYLRQWLHETPVFAEMQQRKALAEEVPLKAVLREHRGAIVLSMLLTWVLSAAIVVVILMTPTLLQTVYGFDAATALKANSLAIVLLSIGCVAAGAIADRVGAGRTFLVGGALLAISSWTLYTGLKTHPDWLFPLYAVTGLFVGTIGAVPYVMVKAFPPVVRFSGLSFSYNLAYAIFGGLTPMVVSLLMKWDTLGPAYYVASLCGVAVLIGLFLIAKKR is encoded by the coding sequence ATGTCTTCCGTGCTCGCCTCCGAGGCGCCCGCCTCGCGTCCGCTGACCCGCAGCGACTACAAGACCCTGTCGCTTTCCGCCCTCGGCGGCGCCCTGGAGTTCTACGACTTCATCATCTTCGTGTTCTTCGCCGCCGTGGTGGGCAAGCTGTTCTTCCCCGCCGAGATGCCGGACTGGCTGCGCCAGCTGCAGACCTTCGGCATCTTCGCCGCCGGCTACCTGGCACGGCCCCTGGGCGGGATCATCATGGCGCACTTCGGCGACCTGCTGGGGCGCAAGCGCATGTTCACCCTGAGCATCTTCCTGATGGCGGTGCCCACCCTGGTGATGGGCCTGCTGCCCACCTATGAACAGATCGGCATCTGGGCGCCGCTGTCGCTGCTGCTGATGCGCGTGGTGCAGGGCGCGGCCATCGGCGGAGAGGTGCCGGGCGCCTGGGTCTTCGTCGCCGAGCACGTGCCGCCGCGCCACATCGGCTACGCCTGCGGCACCCTGACGTCGGGCCTGACCGCCGGCATCCTGCTGGGTTCGCTGATGGCGACCCTGATCAACAGCATCTATACCCCGGCCGAGGTGCTGGACTGGGCCTGGCGCCTGCCGTTCCTGGTGGGCGGCGTGTTCGGCCTGTTCTCCGTCTACCTGCGTCAGTGGCTGCACGAGACGCCGGTTTTCGCCGAAATGCAGCAGCGCAAGGCGCTGGCCGAGGAAGTGCCGCTGAAGGCGGTACTGCGCGAGCACCGTGGCGCCATCGTGCTGTCCATGCTGCTGACCTGGGTGCTGTCGGCCGCCATCGTGGTCGTGATCCTGATGACCCCGACGCTGCTGCAGACCGTCTACGGCTTCGACGCCGCCACCGCGCTCAAGGCCAACAGCCTGGCCATCGTGCTGCTGTCCATCGGCTGCGTCGCGGCTGGCGCGATTGCCGACCGCGTCGGTGCCGGGCGTACCTTCCTGGTGGGCGGCGCGCTGCTGGCCATCAGTTCCTGGACCCTCTACACCGGCCTCAAGACTCACCCGGACTGGCTGTTCCCGCTCTACGCGGTGACCGGCCTGTTCGTCGGCACCATCGGCGCCGTGCCCTATGTGATGGTCAAGGCCTTCCCGCCGGTGGTGCGTTTCTCCGGGCTGTCGTTCTCCTACAACCTGGCCTACGCCATCTTCGGCGGCCTGACCCCGATGGTGGTCTCGCTGCTGATGAAGTGGGACACCCTGGGGCCGGCTTATTACGTCGCTTCCCTGTGTGGGGTGGCGGTGCTGATTGGGCTGTTCCTGATCGCGAAGAAGCGCTGA